One region of bacterium genomic DNA includes:
- a CDS encoding DUF1343 domain-containing protein — protein MTGVDKTFKSGMDVLLEDHPDWLAGSRVGLVSHTAAVDQAGITSAEKLRHCPGVNLCALFGPEHGFRGLAAAGDPTQDESHSEWNIPIYSLYGTTRKPTREMLQGVDILVVEFQDLGARPYTYVSTLSLVLEAANEFHIPVIIADRPVPLPLSADGPVTDNKFKSFVAALPLPMQYGMTPAETALWIQNQFLPELDLRIAPMQGYNGESERQRSWPPWMPPSPRIKSWESASLFTCTVFGEALPALDYGSGTNLAFQLVGAPWLERDRLADRLSASSLTGIRFEPIDYQSQSGLYQGMSFAGLRLIITDYTTFRPLVTCITLIENIITLYGHAPLWTAPGTRPGWFDSLFGTDQVRLALQADTPAAEIIAQWQPALIEYRHTRRPHLLYGTR, from the coding sequence ATGACAGGCGTCGATAAAACCTTTAAATCAGGAATGGATGTTCTCCTGGAGGATCATCCAGACTGGCTGGCAGGATCGCGGGTGGGACTAGTGAGTCACACGGCAGCCGTTGATCAAGCCGGCATCACCTCGGCTGAGAAACTGCGTCATTGTCCCGGGGTTAACTTATGTGCGTTATTTGGTCCTGAACACGGTTTTAGGGGGCTTGCCGCAGCAGGCGATCCGACACAGGATGAATCGCATTCGGAATGGAATATCCCCATCTACTCTTTATACGGAACTACCCGAAAACCCACTCGAGAAATGCTTCAGGGCGTCGATATCCTGGTAGTTGAGTTTCAAGACCTCGGAGCCCGTCCCTATACTTATGTCTCCACGCTCTCCCTCGTACTGGAAGCCGCAAACGAATTCCATATTCCCGTAATCATAGCCGACCGCCCCGTTCCGCTCCCGCTCAGTGCAGATGGCCCTGTCACTGACAATAAGTTCAAGAGTTTCGTAGCGGCACTCCCCCTGCCCATGCAATACGGTATGACCCCTGCCGAGACCGCGTTATGGATCCAAAATCAATTCCTGCCAGAACTGGACCTCCGGATTGCTCCCATGCAAGGCTATAACGGCGAAAGCGAACGGCAACGCTCATGGCCGCCTTGGATGCCCCCCTCCCCGCGCATAAAGTCCTGGGAATCCGCCAGTCTCTTCACCTGTACTGTATTCGGGGAAGCGCTTCCCGCGTTGGACTATGGCTCAGGAACAAACCTCGCATTTCAACTGGTTGGCGCGCCCTGGCTTGAGCGGGATCGGCTGGCCGACCGCCTGAGCGCAAGCAGCCTTACCGGTATTAGATTTGAGCCCATTGATTATCAATCCCAGTCCGGCCTTTATCAAGGAATGTCGTTTGCCGGTCTGCGACTCATCATTACCGATTACACCACGTTCCGGCCGTTAGTAACTTGTATCACCCTCATCGAGAATATCATCACACTCTACGGACATGCTCCGCTATGGACCGCTCCCGGCACACGACCCGGGTGGTTTGATAGCCTGTTCGGAACCGACCAAGTCAGATTGGCCCTTCAGGCGGACACGCCCGCCGCAGAAATTATCGCGCAATGGCAGCCAGCTCTCATTGAATACAGACACACACGACGCCCCCACCTTCTTTATGGAACAAGATGA
- a CDS encoding sugar phosphate nucleotidyltransferase, translating to MNKPRKAIILAAGFGSRLLPLTLLKPKPLFPIWGQPVLGHTLQLLQRWGVKEVLVNAHHHADQILAYLQTIPVPGMKYHVSFEPNVLGTGGVLPKARWFLDDQPFWMINADVMAELDELPLIKAFHQHAAIASLWLHPERGPRTVEHKNGLISVFKSPLAKTEGTATFCGLQLLSPGILKYLPESGFASIVDAYENALVADEKIAGVVVPNAYWADIGNPESYLAAHREMLELPRWKSFRSRDGRIVASGIGTTIHPKAKVDRSVLWDHVTLLPGANVQDAIITDGVTLSSRASYMAIPAADLPDAVISRVLNQLDWNPNATTVLPLPPRGSARTFTRLISGSQEKSKSAMVVRYSLERPENGLYTSQARFLLKQGISVPGVLLDWPKEQLCVLEDVGENSLEQLMPNLDRAHCIEFYKQTLDNVACLHTQATRAAARHPLKLSMPFTRHLYEWEQSLFCDQFLRRHLPINEDQCKLIRKELAGLIPAQVRAPRVIVHRDLQSSNVLINTGKVFLIDFQGMRMGTAAYDLASLLCDPYVNLPADVRDELLEYYLGLIPNGKPVRDLFWIAAVERLSQALGAFGRLGAAPATSYFLKHIPAGINQLQKALLHIPGLPTLKSGLNARG from the coding sequence ATGAATAAACCTAGAAAAGCAATTATTCTGGCAGCAGGTTTCGGTTCAAGACTCCTCCCCTTAACCCTGCTCAAACCCAAGCCACTATTCCCCATATGGGGGCAACCTGTTCTGGGACATACCCTGCAATTACTGCAGCGCTGGGGCGTGAAGGAAGTGCTGGTCAATGCCCACCACCATGCCGATCAAATTCTGGCTTATCTCCAAACCATCCCCGTTCCGGGAATGAAATACCATGTTTCCTTCGAGCCGAATGTGCTCGGAACAGGCGGAGTCCTGCCCAAAGCCCGCTGGTTTCTGGATGATCAGCCTTTCTGGATGATCAATGCCGATGTGATGGCCGAATTGGATGAACTCCCCTTGATTAAGGCCTTCCATCAACATGCTGCAATCGCCTCCTTATGGCTCCACCCAGAACGCGGACCACGTACCGTTGAACACAAAAATGGTCTGATCAGTGTATTCAAAAGTCCACTCGCGAAAACTGAAGGCACCGCAACTTTCTGCGGATTGCAACTGCTCTCCCCCGGGATCCTCAAGTATCTTCCGGAATCCGGATTTGCCAGTATTGTCGATGCTTATGAAAACGCTTTGGTCGCAGACGAAAAGATCGCCGGCGTGGTGGTGCCAAATGCCTACTGGGCAGACATTGGTAACCCGGAATCCTATCTCGCCGCCCATCGTGAAATGCTGGAGTTGCCCCGCTGGAAATCCTTCCGCTCCCGTGACGGGCGGATTGTGGCATCCGGCATAGGTACTACCATTCATCCAAAAGCCAAAGTCGACCGGTCCGTACTTTGGGATCATGTCACCCTCCTCCCCGGCGCCAACGTGCAGGATGCGATTATCACGGACGGTGTGACGCTGAGTAGCCGTGCCTCTTATATGGCGATCCCCGCGGCCGATTTACCCGATGCCGTGATCAGCCGGGTTCTCAATCAACTCGACTGGAATCCTAATGCCACAACTGTTCTGCCGCTTCCCCCACGAGGTTCTGCACGAACCTTTACCCGCCTAATCTCCGGCTCTCAGGAAAAATCCAAAAGCGCTATGGTTGTACGCTACAGCCTCGAACGCCCGGAAAACGGACTTTACACCAGCCAGGCGAGATTTTTACTCAAACAGGGCATCAGCGTACCTGGCGTGCTTCTCGATTGGCCGAAGGAACAACTATGCGTTTTGGAAGATGTCGGGGAAAACAGCTTGGAGCAACTTATGCCAAACCTGGACCGGGCTCACTGTATCGAATTCTATAAGCAGACCCTGGACAACGTGGCCTGTCTGCATACCCAGGCCACGCGGGCCGCCGCGCGCCATCCCCTCAAGTTATCAATGCCCTTCACCCGTCATCTTTATGAATGGGAACAATCCTTGTTCTGTGATCAGTTTTTACGCCGTCATCTCCCCATCAATGAAGACCAGTGCAAACTGATTCGGAAGGAATTGGCGGGCTTGATTCCGGCTCAAGTTCGCGCCCCGCGCGTCATCGTTCATCGCGACCTGCAGTCCAGTAACGTTTTGATTAACACGGGAAAGGTATTCCTGATCGATTTCCAGGGAATGCGGATGGGAACGGCAGCCTATGATTTGGCCTCTCTCCTTTGTGATCCCTATGTCAATCTTCCTGCCGATGTGCGCGATGAGCTTCTGGAATACTATCTAGGGTTGATTCCCAACGGTAAACCCGTAAGGGATCTTTTCTGGATCGCCGCCGTGGAGCGCTTATCCCAGGCTTTGGGGGCATTCGGCCGACTGGGCGCGGCACCCGCCACCTCGTACTTCCTGAAACATATCCCCGCCGGCATCAATCAACTCCAAAAAGCCCTTCTCCATATTCCAGGCCTACCCACACTTAAAAGCGGCCTGAATGCGAGGGGCTAA
- the nadE gene encoding NAD(+) synthase — MHKVQVRLAQMEVLPGRPRENTTTMLALIEVAKQDQVQLLVFPEMAIPGYLLGDEWERAAFLRECEACGNEIRSAATGLTVIFGNVGLDWRLKNEDGRTRKYNALFVAESGRFIGPIECPYPFVIKTLMPNYREFDDSRYFYDTRKLACELGRPLSKLIAPVVTACGRIGAVLCEDAWDSDYDVSPLKILAKHGVDFVVNASCSPFTFNKNNKRNRVFAAAAARIQRPLIYVNTTGLQNNGKTVFTFDGASCIYDGHGNSIEPLAPYTEGVIDFMMPVGGRQAFGVPIVPAADDVSMLFEAIRYGTRRFMKACGVDRVVVGASGGIDSAVVAAIYGCILPPEHLLLVNMPSQFNSSTTISLARELARNLGCGYMEIPIEESVHHTKTQLSEVEIQWSGARRKLVLTDFLLENIQARDRSARVLAAIAAAFGGVFTCNANKSEMTVGYTTLYGDLGGYLANIADLWKGEVYALGRYLNTHVYQRGVIPEGSFTVVPSAELSAAQAVDKGKGDPLIYPYHDCLFRTWVEDWNRVTPEEILEWYRDGSLEARIGYAGKVNALFPAVREFIADLERWWKQYQGLGVAKRIQAPPVLAVKRRAFGFDHRESQMGPRYTQRYEALKKDLIGI, encoded by the coding sequence ATGCACAAAGTTCAAGTCAGATTGGCCCAAATGGAGGTTTTACCCGGGCGACCCCGGGAGAATACCACCACAATGTTGGCCTTGATTGAGGTCGCGAAACAGGATCAGGTACAACTTCTTGTTTTTCCGGAAATGGCCATTCCGGGGTATTTGCTCGGGGATGAATGGGAACGTGCAGCCTTTTTGCGTGAGTGCGAAGCGTGTGGCAATGAAATCCGGTCCGCCGCCACCGGGTTGACGGTTATTTTCGGGAATGTGGGGCTTGATTGGCGCCTGAAGAATGAGGATGGCCGGACTCGCAAATATAATGCCCTGTTTGTTGCCGAGTCGGGTCGTTTTATCGGGCCGATAGAGTGCCCTTATCCCTTTGTTATCAAGACGCTGATGCCAAATTACAGGGAGTTTGATGACAGCCGCTATTTTTATGACACCCGGAAGTTGGCGTGTGAACTGGGACGGCCTCTGTCTAAACTGATTGCGCCGGTCGTTACCGCGTGTGGGCGGATTGGTGCGGTGCTGTGTGAGGATGCATGGGATAGTGACTACGATGTGTCGCCCCTTAAAATTCTGGCGAAGCATGGTGTGGATTTTGTGGTTAATGCGAGCTGCTCCCCGTTTACTTTCAACAAAAACAATAAGCGCAATCGAGTATTTGCCGCGGCCGCGGCCAGAATTCAGCGGCCTCTGATTTACGTCAACACGACGGGTCTTCAGAATAACGGGAAAACGGTTTTCACGTTTGATGGGGCCTCCTGCATTTATGATGGGCACGGGAACAGTATCGAGCCGCTGGCCCCATATACCGAAGGCGTTATAGATTTCATGATGCCGGTTGGGGGGCGCCAGGCTTTTGGCGTACCGATCGTTCCCGCCGCAGATGATGTCTCCATGCTTTTTGAGGCGATCCGATATGGTACGCGACGGTTCATGAAGGCCTGTGGGGTGGATCGGGTTGTGGTCGGGGCCTCGGGCGGGATTGACTCCGCCGTGGTGGCCGCCATCTATGGGTGTATTCTTCCCCCTGAGCACTTGTTGCTCGTTAATATGCCCAGCCAGTTTAATTCCAGCACAACCATTTCCCTGGCGCGCGAGTTGGCCCGCAATCTCGGGTGTGGTTATATGGAAATTCCGATTGAAGAAAGCGTGCATCACACGAAAACCCAGCTGTCTGAGGTCGAAATACAATGGTCTGGGGCCAGGCGAAAACTGGTTCTTACTGATTTTTTGCTGGAAAATATTCAGGCGCGTGATCGTTCCGCTCGTGTGCTGGCTGCCATAGCGGCTGCTTTTGGCGGGGTGTTTACCTGCAATGCGAACAAGTCAGAGATGACTGTTGGCTATACCACGCTTTATGGTGATCTGGGTGGATATCTGGCCAATATCGCCGACCTCTGGAAAGGTGAAGTTTATGCATTGGGTCGCTACCTGAACACTCATGTCTATCAACGGGGCGTCATCCCTGAGGGTTCATTTACCGTTGTTCCCTCTGCCGAGTTAAGTGCCGCGCAGGCGGTGGATAAGGGGAAGGGGGATCCCTTGATATATCCCTATCATGATTGTCTTTTCCGGACGTGGGTGGAAGACTGGAATCGGGTGACTCCTGAAGAGATTCTGGAGTGGTATCGGGACGGAAGTCTTGAAGCGCGTATTGGCTATGCCGGCAAAGTCAACGCCCTTTTCCCCGCCGTCAGGGAATTCATTGCGGATTTGGAGCGGTGGTGGAAACAGTATCAGGGGCTGGGCGTTGCAAAACGCATTCAGGCCCCGCCGGTGTTGGCCGTCAAACGCCGTGCGTTCGGTTTTGATCACCGGGAATCCCAGATGGGCCCCCGTTATACCCAGCGCTATGAAGCGCTGAAAAAAGATTTGATCGGGATATGA
- the mtaB gene encoding tRNA (N(6)-L-threonylcarbamoyladenosine(37)-C(2))-methylthiotransferase MtaB, which translates to MNPTVSFKTLGCRLNQAETATITAAFSNAGYVFTPFGTVCDVTVIHGCAITGKAEHSSLYAARQAKRISPNTLVILAGCPAETLGESLRDNPSVDLVIGQSEKYSIPELLHRLHPGHYPIPPATVKLQAAPQFETQRALIKVQDGCDFHCAYCIVPTARGAPVSRPLAQIYDEIKCVVEAGFSEIILTGANLGRYQDGNIHLVDLIQKIETIPDLKRIRLSSIEITTTERAIIDHMANSPKLCHFLHIPLQSGDDHTLATMGRRYNSATYRQAIDHAVNAIPDLGLGTDIIVGFPGEDDKAFNNTVALVRALPFSNLHIFPYSRRSGTRADTMPNQVPESKKKERFQALTGIGETKRQLYAESFIGKNVSVLIERIDPAGNGHGWTGQYVQTCLKGANLHPRQIVTACVTRAEAGSIEAIVKSCDGR; encoded by the coding sequence ATGAATCCCACCGTCTCATTCAAAACCCTGGGGTGCCGGCTGAATCAGGCCGAAACCGCAACGATAACCGCTGCTTTTTCAAATGCAGGTTACGTGTTCACCCCTTTCGGAACCGTCTGCGACGTCACCGTCATTCACGGCTGTGCCATCACCGGTAAAGCTGAACACAGTTCGCTTTACGCGGCCCGGCAAGCCAAACGCATAAGCCCCAATACTCTGGTGATTCTTGCGGGATGCCCCGCCGAAACTCTTGGTGAGTCGTTGCGCGACAACCCCAGTGTGGATTTAGTCATTGGGCAATCCGAAAAATATTCCATTCCCGAGCTCCTACACCGCCTCCATCCGGGGCACTACCCCATTCCGCCAGCTACGGTCAAACTTCAAGCGGCTCCTCAATTCGAAACTCAACGCGCTCTGATCAAAGTTCAGGACGGGTGCGACTTTCATTGCGCCTATTGCATTGTTCCCACGGCGAGAGGAGCCCCAGTAAGTCGCCCGTTAGCCCAAATTTACGATGAAATTAAATGCGTGGTTGAGGCTGGCTTCAGCGAAATCATCCTGACAGGAGCCAATCTGGGACGCTATCAGGATGGAAACATTCATCTGGTTGATCTGATTCAGAAAATCGAGACCATTCCGGACTTGAAGCGCATCCGTCTCAGTTCCATCGAAATCACAACCACCGAACGCGCCATCATTGATCATATGGCGAACTCACCAAAACTCTGCCACTTCCTGCACATCCCACTCCAAAGCGGTGACGACCACACCCTCGCAACCATGGGACGCCGGTATAATTCAGCCACCTATCGCCAGGCCATTGACCATGCCGTCAACGCCATTCCTGATCTAGGACTGGGAACCGATATTATTGTGGGATTCCCGGGTGAGGACGATAAAGCGTTCAATAACACAGTAGCCCTGGTTCGCGCTCTTCCCTTCAGTAACCTTCACATCTTCCCTTATAGCCGGCGCTCAGGTACTCGTGCCGACACCATGCCAAACCAAGTCCCTGAATCAAAAAAGAAAGAACGGTTTCAAGCGCTGACCGGAATCGGCGAAACCAAACGACAGCTTTATGCCGAAAGTTTCATTGGCAAGAATGTCTCTGTGCTGATTGAACGGATCGATCCCGCTGGAAATGGGCACGGCTGGACCGGTCAGTATGTTCAAACCTGCCTGAAAGGCGCAAACCTTCATCCACGCCAGATTGTCACCGCCTGCGTGACTCGGGCCGAAGCAGGCTCAATTGAGGCAATCGTCAAGTCTTGTGACGGTAGGTAA
- a CDS encoding DUF3108 domain-containing protein: protein MKLLVSIYFLALTWGGTALGESDPNYLSGFNWPIGEKITYRIYWGIIPVGISTSWTEWTEYEGQKVLAIRMRTISNKVVEKMYPVDDTIESLVTPDTFLPIRFSKNMSEGTHKYKEETLFDRTNLVAHWESKLTGKKKVYPIEAETRDIPSLMYYLRIQTFTPGKREHLRVQADEKIYDLWLNIRKKEKVDTPNHGDVESIKVEPEASFNGLFVRKGKLWVWISNDPRHLATRIEASIPVANVRAVIIKVEGPGTDFWLKSNEPSQKD, encoded by the coding sequence ATGAAGCTATTGGTATCCATCTATTTTCTAGCCCTGACATGGGGTGGTACCGCATTGGGTGAGAGTGACCCCAATTATCTGTCCGGGTTTAACTGGCCCATTGGCGAAAAAATCACCTACCGCATCTATTGGGGCATCATTCCCGTCGGCATCAGCACCAGTTGGACGGAATGGACTGAATATGAAGGGCAGAAAGTGCTGGCCATCCGGATGCGAACCATTTCGAACAAAGTCGTCGAAAAAATGTATCCCGTCGATGACACGATCGAAAGCCTCGTCACTCCTGATACATTTCTACCGATCAGGTTCTCCAAGAATATGAGCGAAGGCACCCATAAATATAAGGAAGAAACGCTATTTGACCGGACAAATTTGGTGGCCCATTGGGAATCCAAACTGACCGGAAAAAAGAAGGTTTATCCCATTGAGGCTGAAACACGGGATATTCCCTCCTTAATGTATTACCTTCGGATCCAAACCTTTACGCCCGGCAAACGAGAACACCTCCGAGTTCAGGCTGATGAAAAAATCTACGATCTCTGGTTGAATATCCGAAAGAAGGAAAAAGTCGATACTCCGAACCATGGCGACGTCGAAAGCATAAAGGTGGAACCTGAAGCCTCCTTCAACGGGCTATTTGTCCGGAAAGGCAAGCTTTGGGTGTGGATATCCAATGACCCGCGCCATCTGGCCACTCGGATCGAAGCCAGCATCCCGGTTGCCAATGTCAGAGCGGTAATCATAAAAGTTGAAGGTCCGGGAACTGATTTCTGGCTCAAATCAAATGAGCCATCCCAAAAAGATTAA
- a CDS encoding nitronate monooxygenase translates to MNISIPKIIQGGMGTGVSNWRLAQAVSRIGQLGVVSGTGLDHVLVRRLQDGDPEGHIRRALSHFPFQKMVQTILNNYFIPNGKAPDAPYRNFGPHAVAGKREPQELCIAANFVEVYLAREGHTNPVGINYLEKIQLPHLPSIYGAMLAGVSVVIMGAGIPLEIPGILDVLVNHEAVSYPIHITTQKTGGEVIRLQFNPRDFQEDTTTPLAALHRPAFLPIVSSDTLATMLLRRATGSIQGFIIEGPLAGGHNAPPRGKLQLSARGEPIYGPRDTVDLAAFRAMNVHFWLAGAYGSAAKLSEALAAGASGIQVGTAFALCVESGVTTELRHALIQKALDGKAEVFTDPLASPTGFPFKVAKLEGTLSEPEIYSKRRRGCDLGFLREMYRKDDGSIGYRCPAENVEAYVAKGGKIEDTVNRKCLCNGLVSNIGYPQHFKGGGQELPVLTLGDDYVNISQFCKSGSLDFSAADVVRVLLG, encoded by the coding sequence ATGAATATTTCGATTCCAAAAATCATACAGGGCGGGATGGGTACCGGAGTTTCAAACTGGCGTCTGGCGCAAGCGGTATCCAGGATCGGACAACTCGGCGTCGTATCTGGTACCGGGCTGGATCACGTTCTCGTCCGTCGCCTTCAAGATGGAGATCCAGAAGGACACATCCGTCGGGCGCTGAGCCATTTTCCTTTCCAGAAAATGGTTCAGACGATTCTTAATAATTATTTTATCCCAAATGGGAAAGCCCCCGATGCGCCCTACCGCAACTTCGGGCCACACGCCGTGGCCGGTAAACGGGAACCCCAGGAACTTTGTATAGCCGCCAATTTTGTTGAGGTTTACCTCGCCCGCGAAGGACACACTAACCCCGTGGGAATCAATTATCTGGAGAAGATCCAACTTCCCCATCTCCCCTCCATTTATGGAGCGATGCTTGCCGGAGTCAGCGTTGTCATTATGGGCGCAGGCATCCCACTTGAAATCCCTGGGATATTGGACGTCCTTGTCAACCACGAAGCCGTCTCCTACCCGATCCACATTACGACACAGAAAACCGGGGGCGAAGTTATCCGACTTCAGTTTAATCCTCGTGATTTTCAGGAAGATACTACCACTCCCCTAGCCGCCTTACACAGACCCGCATTCCTGCCCATTGTGTCATCTGACACTCTGGCTACCATGCTACTTCGTCGCGCCACCGGAAGCATTCAGGGCTTCATCATCGAGGGCCCCCTCGCAGGCGGTCATAACGCCCCCCCCCGCGGTAAACTCCAGTTATCCGCGCGTGGCGAACCCATATACGGCCCTCGCGATACGGTTGATCTTGCTGCATTCCGTGCGATGAATGTGCATTTCTGGCTTGCCGGTGCCTATGGTTCAGCCGCCAAGTTGTCCGAAGCCTTGGCCGCAGGGGCCTCAGGAATTCAGGTAGGAACCGCTTTTGCACTGTGCGTGGAATCCGGGGTAACCACGGAATTAAGGCATGCCTTAATTCAAAAGGCCCTCGATGGCAAAGCAGAAGTCTTTACGGATCCGCTCGCTTCACCCACCGGCTTCCCCTTCAAAGTAGCTAAACTCGAAGGGACTCTCTCAGAACCCGAGATTTACAGTAAACGCCGCCGGGGATGCGACCTCGGTTTTCTGCGCGAAATGTATCGCAAAGATGATGGCTCCATCGGGTATCGTTGCCCAGCGGAAAACGTTGAGGCATATGTTGCAAAGGGCGGCAAAATAGAGGACACGGTAAACCGGAAATGCCTCTGTAACGGTTTGGTCTCGAACATTGGGTATCCACAGCATTTTAAGGGAGGCGGCCAGGAATTGCCCGTCCTCACACTGGGCGATGACTACGTCAACATCAGTCAATTCTGCAAGTCAGGCAGTTTGGATTTTTCGGCAGCTGATGTAGTACGCGTCCTCCTTGGTTAA
- the infA gene encoding translation initiation factor IF-1, with translation MAEEAKDDMIRVDGVVTKVLPATMYRVKLENGHEILAHISGKMRKHFIRITSGDKVTVEISPYDLTKGRITYRHKT, from the coding sequence ATGGCCGAAGAAGCAAAAGATGATATGATCCGCGTTGATGGAGTCGTGACCAAGGTTTTACCCGCCACTATGTATCGGGTAAAATTGGAGAATGGGCACGAAATCCTGGCTCATATCTCCGGAAAGATGCGTAAGCATTTCATCCGGATTACTTCCGGTGACAAGGTTACTGTCGAAATTTCCCCCTACGATCTGACCAAAGGTCGCATTACCTACCGTCACAAGACTTGA
- a CDS encoding patatin-like phospholipase family protein, with the protein MKKIGLALGGGGARGLAHIPMLEVFDELGIRPHRIAGTSIGAVMGALYASGLSGVEIREGVHSMLMAKGESFRSAMRRKDTFKWIKFLDLEFGHGGLLKGDKFIDFLYEAMRVSQFEDLQIPLQVVTTDFHSAEQVVINSGELLDAVKASMALPGLFTPVRWDGRLLTDGGTVNPVPFDLLTDCDIVVAINVMGALRQTRHKMPSLFRVVLGSFDIMQKSIIAEKLRHAPPEIYIAPDIINVDVLEFYKADLIYEQAQPACQKLKQALERVMLAR; encoded by the coding sequence ATGAAAAAAATCGGTTTGGCACTTGGTGGCGGCGGGGCGCGTGGATTGGCGCATATTCCCATGTTGGAAGTCTTTGACGAGTTGGGTATCCGGCCTCATCGCATTGCGGGCACCAGCATTGGCGCGGTGATGGGGGCACTTTATGCCTCGGGGCTTTCGGGCGTGGAAATCCGGGAGGGCGTGCACAGTATGCTCATGGCTAAGGGGGAATCTTTTCGAAGCGCCATGCGCAGAAAAGACACTTTTAAATGGATCAAGTTTCTTGACTTGGAATTCGGTCATGGCGGTCTTTTAAAGGGGGATAAGTTTATTGATTTCCTTTATGAGGCCATGCGTGTCAGCCAGTTTGAGGATTTGCAGATTCCATTGCAGGTGGTGACGACGGATTTTCATTCAGCCGAGCAGGTGGTCATTAACTCCGGGGAACTTCTGGATGCGGTAAAAGCCAGTATGGCACTGCCCGGATTATTCACGCCTGTGCGCTGGGATGGCCGGCTTTTAACGGATGGGGGAACCGTTAATCCGGTTCCGTTTGATCTTCTCACCGATTGCGACATTGTGGTTGCCATCAATGTTATGGGGGCGTTGCGGCAGACCCGGCACAAAATGCCCAGCCTATTCCGAGTTGTGTTGGGTTCGTTCGACATCATGCAAAAATCCATTATTGCGGAGAAATTACGGCATGCCCCTCCTGAAATCTATATCGCCCCCGATATCATTAACGTCGATGTTTTGGAGTTCTATAAGGCCGATTTGATCTATGAACAGGCCCAGCCTGCGTGCCAGAAACTCAAGCAAGCGCTTGAGCGAGTCATGCTGGCCCGTTAG